The DNA window CGGGCGTCGTGGAAAAATACAAAAAAAGCCTGCGCAGCTCTCATCTGGTCAGCCGCATCGCTCTGCTCGACCCTGAACTCACCTACACCATGCCCGCCTCTTTAACCGCAGAGACCGGTATGGATGCGTTCACCCAGCTGGTGGAGTCTTTTATCTCCAACAAAGCGCAGCCCATTCCGCAGGCGCTGGCTCTCCATGGCATCAAACTGGTGGACAAATATCTGGCTGTTGCGGTCCGTCACCCCGATGATTCGGAGGCGCGCGAGGCGATGCAGCTGGCCGCGCTGCTCAGCGGCATGGCCCTGGCCAACTCGGGATTGGGCGCTGCCCATGGCATCGCCGCGGCGCTGGGTGCGCTCTGCAATATTCCCCACGGCCGCGCCTGCGCTGTGTTGCTTCCCCATGTGCTCGAATTCAATCTTCCTTCCTGCATCACCGCCTACAGCCGCCTCTACAGCCAGCTCTCCGATTTTACTGTGGACAGCGAGCTGGCGGCCGCCGAAGCGTTTGTCACGCGCGTGGATCGTCTCACGCGCGAGATCAACATCCCCAAATCGTTCAGCGCGGAGGAGGTGCCTGTGGATCGGCTGGCCGAACTGGCCAAGGCCTCTTTCGGCTCCAGCATGAGCGGCAATCCGGTAGCCATGAACGATTATGAAGTAGAAAAAATACTCCGCAAGGTAACCGCAAAATAAAATGCTCTCTGTCGTCGACCTCGCGGGTGAGCTGGTTCGCATCAATTCCGTCTCGCCCAAAACAAAAACCTCAACGCAAAACTCCGGTGAAATCGCTCTGGCTCATTGGCTGACCGACTATTTTCAACAGAATGATTTTGTCGTCGAGTCGCAGCCGGTGGTGGGTCAGCGCGCCAATCTGATCGCACGGCCGCGCAGGTTTCTATCCGAACGTCCCACCCTGGCGCTGGAAGCGCATATGGACACCGTGGATGTTCAGGGCATGACCGTGTCGCCCTTTGCCGCCGAAATCCGCGATGGGGCGATGTGGGGCCGCGGCAGCTGCGACGTCAAGGGAACCCTGGCGGCCATGATCACCGCTGCGCTGCAGTGGCACCACCGTGAGCCGGTACCAGATCTCACCGTGATGGTGCTGGCCGCCATGGGTGAAGAGATGGGCACTCTCGGCAGTCAGGCGCTGGCAAAACAGCAGTGGCCCTTTCGCAGCGTGCTGGTGGGCGAACCCACCAACCTTCAGCCCGTTGTTGCCCACAAGGGGCTGTGGCGTCTGTCTGTGGAAACTTTTGGCAAAGCCTGCCACTCCTCCAGGCCGGAGGAGGGCGTCAACGCCATCGAGAGCATGTTCCGCATGCAGGAAAAAATCATCCACACCCTGGCGCCGGCGTTCACCGACAACGGCGAGAACACTCTGAGCATGACCACGCTGCACAGCGGTTCCATGATCAACATCATCCCTGATCACGCCTGTCTGGAGATCGACGCCCGGTTTACCGCCGACACCGAGGTTGAAGCGCACTGGCAGGCCTGGCAATCCAGTCTGGCCGGCGATGCGGCCAGACTGACGGAATTGGAGCGTAAGCCCGCTTTTTCCAGCCGGCCGGATTCACTGTTGCTGTCCGCACTGCAAAGCACGGCGGAAAAGTATGGCGCGGTCTTTCAACCGCGCAGCGAACGCTATTATTCGGACGCCGGTCATTTCTCCGCCGCAGGCTATGATGCCATTATCTGGGGCGCCGGCGACATCCGTCAGGCGCACACCGTGGACGAGCACGTTCCCCTGCGACAGCTGCACCTCGCTGTGGACTGGCTGCTGACTCTGTTTGAACAATACGGCCGCCGTTAGATGAAGCCGCTCAGCTCTCTGCTCATCAAACCGGCCGGACCGGACTGCAATCTCGCCTGCCGGTATTGCTTTTATTTGAAAAAAGCGGCGCTGTTTTCCGGGCCACGCCATCGCATGAGCGAGGCTGTGCTCAAAGAGACCATGCGTCAGGCCATGCAGCAAGCGGGCGAACACATCAGTTTCGGCTGGCAGGGCGGCGAGCCCACGCTCATGGGCTATGATTTTTTTCACACCGCTGTGCAGTATCAGTCCCGCTTTGGCCGGCCGGGGCAGACAGTGGGCAACGGCCTGCAGACCAACGGCTGGCTCATCGACCGTTATTGGGCCGAGTTTCTCGCCGACGCCAAATTCCTCGTCGGGCTGTCCCTGGATGGCCCGGAGCATATTCATGACCACTATCGCCGCACTTTGGCGGACCAGGGCACCTGGGAGCGGGTGGTGCGCAGCCGCGACCTTTTACTGCAGACCGGCGTAGAGGTGAACGCGCTCATCGTCGTCAACGAATACTCGGTGCAGTTTCCCAAAGAGATCTATCAGTTCCATAAAAAGAGCGGCATCACCTTCATGCAGTTCATTCCGTGCATGGAACCGGATCCGCTGGATGGGTCCAGGCCTGCGGCCCATTCGGCGCCTGCGGAAAAGTATGGCGCTTTTTTATGTACGTTGCTGGACCTGTGGCTGGCGGATTTCCGTTACGGCAAACCCACGGTCTCCATCCGCTGGTTCGATTCGCTCTTTTATACCTACGTCGGTCTGCCGGCGCCCGAGTGCACGCTGCTGCAAGAGTGCGGCGTCTATGTGGTGGTTGAACACAACGGCGATGTGTACAGCTGCGATTTTTTTGTCGAACCGGACTGGCGCCTGGGCAACGTGATGCAGGACCGTTTGGTCGATCTGCTGAACGCGCCGCTGCAGGAGCGGTTCGGCCGGCTGAAGAGCGGCCTGGCGGAAAAATGCCGTGTCTGTCCCTGGTTACCGCACTGCCACGGCGGCTGTCCCAAGGACCGGCGTGTGGGCCGTGACGGCGTCGATCCGCTCTGTCCGGCCTATGAGCAGTTTTTCAGCTACGGCCATGACAAACTGGTCAAGCTGGCGGAGGCGTGGAAAAGGGGGCAGGCCGTGAAACCGGCGGCGGATGGCGTCCGCGCCGGGGTTTCCTGCGGGCGCAACGATCCCTGTCCCTGCGGCAGCGGAAAAAAGTACAAAAACTGCTGTATGAATAAACGGTGATCCCGCGGCTGGCCTGGCAATGGGGTAAGTGATGTTTCGTTTTCGTACAAAAGGCTTTTTTTTATTGCGAATATAATAAATTTTGTCTATATTTTAAGGCTTTATATATTTTGAAGGTGTAGCTCAGCTGGTAGAGCAGCGGACTTTTAATCCGTTGGTCGTGGGTTCGATTCCCGCCACCTTCACGTTTGAGGCCCTTGCAAACATTCATTGTAAGGGCTTTTTTATATTAATAATAGGTATTTATGGCTAGAAGTCCTGCCGGCACCAACCCCATTTTTTGCTTCACATTTTTTCCCCTTTTCTCCTATACTTCCATTAAAGCTGATACAAAAACTGACATACCTCGAATAAATTTCAACGGACCCCTGGGCGGTGCATTTTAAGTGCCCCTTGACATGATACCCGCCTCAGAAAAAGTTCTACTCAAATGGCAGGCCGGTTAATCATTTTAAAAGTGCGATTTTTTGCGTGTACTGAATACCCTCATAGCGCAAACGAAGAGTATAGGTTCCACTGGCGATAGGGCTCTGATGGCCGGTCAGAGTTAAAGGGACGGATTGCTCACCGGCGGGGAAATAGTGCTCCCTCCGCAACACCCTCCGGCCGAGCACATCGTACATCTCAATGCTCACCATTCCACCCCGGGTTAAAGTAAAGGGGATGGTGGTAGTCGGATTGAATGGGTTGGGATACACATGACCAACCTTAAAGAGGGATGGCTGAGCAGATGAATGATCTGTAGCTTCAACGACGCTGTAGACGTCGTCCAGAAGTGAAAAAATCACTCGGGGGATGGCGATGTTGTTCATATACTCTCCACGCACCGGATCGGCGGCAACCACATAAGAGGCGAATCGATCGCTTCCCAATCCCTTGGCGTGGAAGGGAATCAGTGAGTTGGAATGATCGGTTGAATAATATTCAAAACCGGGCATACGGCCGACGCCATTATTTACGATCGGATTCCAGGTAGCCGGCGGCCGAGAACCAGGGCCCCACAAATAACCGCTCTCATGGTCGCCGGTTACGATCAATAGGGTTTCATCCCAATGGCTATGGGCCTCGATCCAGGCGACCACTGTCGCAAAGGTGTTGTTGAAATCATCCATCTCTTCGATCATCCGCCCCAACACATTGTCTTCATTGGCCCAATCGATCGCACCTCCCTCGATCATGAGAAAAAAACCATCCGGATCATTGTCCAAAACATTGATGGCGGCTTGCGCCATCATTTCCAGCGTGGGCACATTTTTGTTAAGCGGTATCTTATAAGGCGGTTCGGCGCTGTTGCCGGCAGGACGGAACCATCTTCTCTCCTGCAGGGTGGTAGCAACCTGAGCGATGCCGATCACCCGTTTGGGTGCATCGCCCGATGCCATTTTTTGAAATTCCCCTTTGTCCTGAATGAGGGTCCAGGGATCCGCTACGTTATCTCCATCCGCATCGCCGCCGACGGTCCCGGCGATCAATCCATTCCAGATGGAGCTATCGCCGACATAGTTGTAATTAAAGTCGCCGCTTAACTTGATGCCGTCATTACTGTAAAGGGGGTGGCCGGCGCCCATGATGACATCGATGGCGCTCTGTGTGATCATCTGCTTGGCGATGGCTGCATAATTGCTCCGCGATACGTTATGAGCCGCAAACCCGGCGGGCGTGGCATGCGAAATCGGCACACTGGTGATCACACCGGTCGCCATTCCGTATGATTCAGCACGTTCAAGAATATGTTCTACCGGCTGTTGATCGGGACCGAGGCCGATGGCCCCGTTATAGGTTTTTACTCCGGTGGAAAGGGCCGTTGCCGCCGCAGCGGAATCGGTAAAGCCCTGCAAGGGATAATTAAAATCCGCCCAGGCCGCTGCGCCATTATAACCACTCCCGGCCGGCCAGGTGCTCATGCCATACTTTACCTTCCATGTTTCATAGGCGGGAGAGAAACCGTTCCAGCAATTCGAAGCGATGATGTGATTGTATCCCCAGCCATCGGCGATCATGAAGATTATATTTTTCTTGCGGGCCTGCGCGGTGGTCACTAACGTCAGCGCGATCAGCATTACCGCGACTATCGATTGAAAATAAGAGATTTTTCGTTGAAACATTCCGTCGTCCTTGGTTAAAAGATGGGTTTCCATGTAGCTGCTGGTTTCCCCTCGTTCCCAAGCTCTGCTTGGGAACGCAGTTGTTTAAAAGCTCCGGCTTTGTCTTCCGCAACATGACCTGTTTGAAAACGCCCTGTCATTTTATTTAGGAAGCTGGAGCTCCCCAACCATCGGCATTACCAAGCTGGGGCTTGGTAACGACAAGCTTTATCTTCTGCACCAGTAGAACAATATTCCTAATTACCAATAAATCAATACAAGTTAACCGAAATAGTGTTTTAATAAATAAAAGTTCGCCTACTTGAGGGTTTCTGGACAGCCTGAAGATTCCCCGGGCGATCTGTGGTTTGAGAAGGAGGGCAAAAAAAGCCCGGAATACCATCGCTATCCCGGGCTTGTTTACTGTGAAAGGATTACTTTTTTTTCAGAATGGTGCTCAGGACCAATTCCTTGGCCAGTTTTTTGGTGCAGAAGAACCAATCGTAGCAGGTCATCTCTTTTTTGTTCTCCATGCGCTCCTTGGCCACACCGCAGGAACCGGCGGTGGGGACGATGACATCATCACCCGGACGCCAGTCGGCCGGCAGGGCG is part of the bacterium genome and encodes:
- a CDS encoding iron-containing alcohol dehydrogenase yields the protein MDFSFYTSHEIIFGRGKIAELPEITGRFGRRVLLISRGRFVQESEWMERLKQAMKSRQLEVRDHALPGGEPTVTEVDEGANLARDLMPDVIVGLGGGSSIDTAKAVAGMAVHPGSVADYLEGVGSLRIKKPGIPFIAVPTTAGTGAEVTKNAVISGVVEKYKKSLRSSHLVSRIALLDPELTYTMPASLTAETGMDAFTQLVESFISNKAQPIPQALALHGIKLVDKYLAVAVRHPDDSEAREAMQLAALLSGMALANSGLGAAHGIAAALGALCNIPHGRACAVLLPHVLEFNLPSCITAYSRLYSQLSDFTVDSELAAAEAFVTRVDRLTREINIPKSFSAEEVPVDRLAELAKASFGSSMSGNPVAMNDYEVEKILRKVTAK
- a CDS encoding M20 family metallopeptidase, whose translation is MLSVVDLAGELVRINSVSPKTKTSTQNSGEIALAHWLTDYFQQNDFVVESQPVVGQRANLIARPRRFLSERPTLALEAHMDTVDVQGMTVSPFAAEIRDGAMWGRGSCDVKGTLAAMITAALQWHHREPVPDLTVMVLAAMGEEMGTLGSQALAKQQWPFRSVLVGEPTNLQPVVAHKGLWRLSVETFGKACHSSRPEEGVNAIESMFRMQEKIIHTLAPAFTDNGENTLSMTTLHSGSMINIIPDHACLEIDARFTADTEVEAHWQAWQSSLAGDAARLTELERKPAFSSRPDSLLLSALQSTAEKYGAVFQPRSERYYSDAGHFSAAGYDAIIWGAGDIRQAHTVDEHVPLRQLHLAVDWLLTLFEQYGRR
- a CDS encoding anaerobic sulfatase maturase; this encodes MKPLSSLLIKPAGPDCNLACRYCFYLKKAALFSGPRHRMSEAVLKETMRQAMQQAGEHISFGWQGGEPTLMGYDFFHTAVQYQSRFGRPGQTVGNGLQTNGWLIDRYWAEFLADAKFLVGLSLDGPEHIHDHYRRTLADQGTWERVVRSRDLLLQTGVEVNALIVVNEYSVQFPKEIYQFHKKSGITFMQFIPCMEPDPLDGSRPAAHSAPAEKYGAFLCTLLDLWLADFRYGKPTVSIRWFDSLFYTYVGLPAPECTLLQECGVYVVVEHNGDVYSCDFFVEPDWRLGNVMQDRLVDLLNAPLQERFGRLKSGLAEKCRVCPWLPHCHGGCPKDRRVGRDGVDPLCPAYEQFFSYGHDKLVKLAEAWKRGQAVKPAADGVRAGVSCGRNDPCPCGSGKKYKNCCMNKR
- a CDS encoding T9SS type A sorting domain-containing protein produces the protein MFQRKISYFQSIVAVMLIALTLVTTAQARKKNIIFMIADGWGYNHIIASNCWNGFSPAYETWKVKYGMSTWPAGSGYNGAAAWADFNYPLQGFTDSAAAATALSTGVKTYNGAIGLGPDQQPVEHILERAESYGMATGVITSVPISHATPAGFAAHNVSRSNYAAIAKQMITQSAIDVIMGAGHPLYSNDGIKLSGDFNYNYVGDSSIWNGLIAGTVGGDADGDNVADPWTLIQDKGEFQKMASGDAPKRVIGIAQVATTLQERRWFRPAGNSAEPPYKIPLNKNVPTLEMMAQAAINVLDNDPDGFFLMIEGGAIDWANEDNVLGRMIEEMDDFNNTFATVVAWIEAHSHWDETLLIVTGDHESGYLWGPGSRPPATWNPIVNNGVGRMPGFEYYSTDHSNSLIPFHAKGLGSDRFASYVVAADPVRGEYMNNIAIPRVIFSLLDDVYSVVEATDHSSAQPSLFKVGHVYPNPFNPTTTIPFTLTRGGMVSIEMYDVLGRRVLRREHYFPAGEQSVPLTLTGHQSPIASGTYTLRLRYEGIQYTQKIALLK
- a CDS encoding peroxiredoxin gives rise to the protein ESSTKAVRAVFIIDPKGVIRTIIYYPLSLGRNFDELYRALIGLQTADAFSVALPADWRPGDDVIVPTAGSCGVAKERMENKKEMTCYDWFFCTKKLAKELVLSTILKKK